Genomic DNA from Methanosarcinales archaeon:
ATACAAGATCGATCCTGAAAAGTGCAATGGCTGCGGTCTATGCCTGAAGCATTGTCCGTCAGATGCCATATCAGGAGAAAAGAAACAGCCCCATGTGCTGGATACTGAAAAATGCATCAAATGCGACATGTGCTATGAAGTATGCAGGTTTGATGCTGTGGGAAAGAAGTGATATCATGTCAGAAAAGAGAGGCCAGATGGTCAAGTTCATGTTAAACGGTGCAGAAGTGCAGGCTGATCCCAACTGGAACCTGCTGGAAGCAGTACGGTTCTATGGAATAGACATCCCCACATTGTGCTATAATGAAGGGCTTACTCCCTATGGTTCATGCAGGCTCTGTGTGGTGGAGGTCGGCGGCGGGGACAGGACCAAACTGGTCACCTCATGCATGCATCCTGTGGAAGAAGGGCTGGAGGTACGCACCCACAGCAAACGGGTGATAAAGACCAGGAAAATGATAATGGAACTGCTGGTTGCCCGCTGTCCCAGCTCAAAGACGCTGCAGGATATGGCTTCCAGGCTTGAATTACAGGAGGTCAGGTTCACACCCTTAAACGACGACTGCATACTGTGCGGCCTGTGCGTGCGCATGTGCGAGGAACAGATGGTGGCCAGAGCCATAGGGTTTGCCGGCAGGGGTGTTGACAGATACATCACTACGCCTTTTGATATGAACTCAGAGGAATGCCGCAAATGTGGTGCATGTATGCATATCTGTCCGGTCTGTGAACTTAGGTGCCAGGGACCCCAGGCAGAGACCGTACTGTGCAGCGGGTGTCTCAACACCGAACCGGTATGCGCCAATACCTATGATGATGCCATGTGTTTCATGGTTCCGTGCCTGTCATGTGTGAAAAGACCAGAGGATGTGAAATGAGAATTGAATCAAATTATTGAATTTAAATAAATTGAAGAAAGTTATAAAATATTTGGAGGATCAAAATGTCATTGACAAGAATAAATGCGACAGCGGCTACGCTGACAAAGAACAGAACAGAGGGATCGGTAAGTCCCTTAAGTGGCATGTGCGTTACCTGTGTAGACGGGTGTATCGGCA
This window encodes:
- a CDS encoding (2Fe-2S)-binding protein encodes the protein MVKFMLNGAEVQADPNWNLLEAVRFYGIDIPTLCYNEGLTPYGSCRLCVVEVGGGDRTKLVTSCMHPVEEGLEVRTHSKRVIKTRKMIMELLVARCPSSKTLQDMASRLELQEVRFTPLNDDCILCGLCVRMCEEQMVARAIGFAGRGVDRYITTPFDMNSEECRKCGACMHICPVCELRCQGPQAETVLCSGCLNTEPVCANTYDDAMCFMVPCLSCVKRPEDVK